Proteins from one Chitinophaga oryzae genomic window:
- a CDS encoding DUF4843 domain-containing protein, protein MKTSCLYIFLLALGSSCTKEKLLRYEGGNNIYMYIQGLGPFVSDTSQIDFSRKVSQDSTLALAFNVVGQVAAVNRTFKLVVSDSSTAVADRDFILPPADSCYIPANETHTYLPLKILRSAALYEQSFRLILKLQPNENFATSVPVYTPPQQEPRSGIVLRITIADILQQPDIWNNNVHVLGIYTRKKITLMVKQLSLDLNRFYSSPYSAAQLKNFSLEFQSYLDQQKAAGNIIREEDGTVMVMGPDVQ, encoded by the coding sequence ATGAAAACAAGCTGCCTGTACATTTTTCTTCTCGCGTTGGGAAGTTCCTGCACCAAAGAAAAGCTGCTGCGCTATGAAGGCGGCAACAACATTTATATGTATATACAAGGACTCGGCCCATTTGTAAGTGATACCAGTCAAATCGACTTCTCCAGGAAAGTTTCGCAAGATTCCACCCTGGCATTAGCTTTCAATGTGGTAGGTCAGGTGGCGGCAGTTAACAGGACATTTAAACTGGTCGTATCTGACAGCTCCACCGCTGTAGCCGACCGGGACTTTATACTGCCGCCGGCAGACAGCTGTTATATTCCGGCTAACGAGACGCATACCTATCTGCCGCTTAAAATCCTCCGGTCTGCCGCCCTGTATGAACAATCGTTCAGGCTTATCCTGAAATTGCAGCCTAATGAAAATTTCGCCACCAGTGTGCCCGTTTATACGCCACCCCAGCAGGAGCCCCGGAGCGGCATCGTTCTGAGGATCACCATCGCCGATATACTGCAACAGCCGGACATATGGAACAACAACGTCCATGTATTGGGCATTTATACCAGGAAGAAAATTACTTTAATGGTAAAGCAGCTCTCACTGGACCTGAACAGGTTTTATAGCAGCCCGTATTCAGCTGCCCAGCTGAAAAACTTCTCCCTGGAGTTTCAATCCTACCTGGACCAGCAAAAAGCAGCAGGTAATATCATTCGCGAAGAAGACGGAACAGTGATGGTAATGGGACCGGATGTGCAATAA
- a CDS encoding PKD-like family lipoprotein encodes MHTYLHILLLSVLVLLGGSCMKDPGNYQYDPINRISITGIDSSYTINYGNKLQIKPVLSFTRDRQQDTANYSYLWVADHVVGYVPRPKTISTARYLDQTISLDFGTYYMYYRVTDKRTNVFTDAYFYLTVGAPSFEGWLLLCDMENGNSRLDMVSHQGNKDTVYPDILKTVSSSFVPAGKPVFVETGTTDFADPRGQLLTPFIATSQQFVFLGSDTLDYKPANDMQSRIPGAVTDWSHSRLYMGQQQTGLFALDNDVFLQYLGTFTGPVNNAGNQRFNASRWLTFNRSAPTLSAVVLFDTDKGAFYRYPGQGTACVPYTDGTLFDFTTGKELLYLQHVPFNGGEVFAVLQDKTDGKRYLARFTIIGTQRYYGEITGDGIAAATQFAVSPDKGYLFYAVGGKLYEYDVINNRCILIKDYGARMISVIKFQQFTYIFDAAGNKDRYLALAKKLVVCTYTPGAPTNSGMLDIYNVPDNNAPLQLYQSFSGGIGKVASVSYRDR; translated from the coding sequence ATGCATACCTACCTCCATATATTGCTGCTTTCGGTCCTTGTGCTGCTGGGAGGCTCCTGTATGAAAGACCCCGGCAACTATCAGTACGATCCCATCAACAGGATATCCATTACCGGAATCGACAGCTCCTACACCATAAATTATGGAAACAAACTGCAAATAAAGCCAGTTCTGTCATTTACCCGCGACCGGCAGCAGGACACCGCCAACTACTCCTACCTGTGGGTGGCAGATCATGTGGTAGGATACGTCCCGCGTCCCAAAACCATCTCCACCGCCCGGTACCTGGATCAGACTATCAGCCTGGATTTCGGGACCTACTACATGTACTACCGCGTTACGGATAAAAGAACCAATGTATTTACCGACGCCTACTTTTATCTTACCGTTGGGGCGCCCAGCTTTGAGGGCTGGCTGTTACTCTGCGACATGGAGAACGGCAACAGCCGTTTGGATATGGTATCCCACCAGGGCAACAAAGACACTGTATATCCCGACATTCTCAAAACCGTCTCCTCTTCTTTCGTTCCTGCCGGCAAACCGGTATTCGTAGAAACAGGCACCACTGATTTTGCTGACCCGAGAGGACAGCTGCTTACACCATTTATCGCTACCAGCCAACAGTTTGTCTTTCTGGGTTCAGATACACTGGATTATAAACCGGCTAATGATATGCAGAGCAGGATACCCGGGGCGGTGACAGACTGGAGCCATTCCAGGCTATACATGGGCCAGCAACAAACGGGGCTGTTCGCGCTTGACAACGATGTGTTTTTACAATACCTCGGAACTTTTACCGGCCCTGTTAATAATGCCGGCAACCAACGGTTCAACGCCTCCCGCTGGCTGACGTTCAACAGGAGCGCTCCCACGCTCAGCGCCGTTGTATTATTTGATACCGACAAGGGTGCCTTCTACCGTTATCCCGGCCAGGGCACCGCCTGTGTTCCTTATACCGACGGTACCCTTTTTGATTTTACTACGGGCAAAGAACTGCTTTACCTGCAACATGTGCCCTTCAATGGCGGGGAAGTGTTTGCGGTGTTACAGGATAAAACAGACGGCAAAAGATATCTTGCCCGCTTCACTATCATCGGGACGCAGCGGTATTACGGGGAAATCACCGGTGATGGCATTGCTGCCGCCACACAGTTTGCCGTCAGCCCGGATAAAGGCTATCTCTTTTACGCTGTCGGCGGAAAGCTCTACGAGTATGACGTCATTAACAACCGTTGTATCCTGATAAAAGACTATGGCGCCCGCATGATATCGGTAATAAAATTCCAGCAATTCACCTACATATTCGATGCCGCAGGCAATAAAGACAGGTATCTGGCACTGGCAAAAAAACTGGTCGTATGCACCTATACGCCGGGAGCTCCCACCAACTCCGGCATGCTCGACATCTACAATGTACCGGATAACAATGCCCCGTTGCAACTGTACCAATCCTTCTCCGGCGGAATCGGTAAAGTGGCCAGCGTTTCCTACCGCGACCGGTAA
- a CDS encoding helix-turn-helix domain-containing protein — protein MEAKAAIIFDRFVYSCAFEKYRGHEEFIPEHFLGFQLSGETHAFHADGEAVIRENTVVFVPKNQLIRTIKYPSKEGNYQFLAITLDTETLRRYAAENKINVSQRYPGGPKLFFKADLFLKSFFISLTPYINRTKETTPKLADLKIREAIELLLQSQPDFNNLLFDFSEPHKIDLQAFMRQHYMFNVPVATLARLTGRSLSGFKRDFTKTFGATPKVWLKERRLEEAHYLIKHKQQKPADFYLDLGFENLSHFYFAFKQKYGMTTSEL, from the coding sequence ATGGAAGCAAAAGCAGCAATCATATTTGACAGGTTTGTCTATTCCTGCGCTTTTGAAAAGTACAGGGGACACGAGGAGTTTATACCCGAACATTTTTTAGGGTTTCAGCTCTCAGGGGAAACGCATGCCTTTCATGCGGACGGCGAAGCCGTTATCCGCGAAAATACAGTCGTTTTCGTGCCAAAGAATCAATTGATCCGTACCATCAAATACCCCTCTAAAGAGGGCAACTATCAGTTCCTTGCGATCACACTGGATACGGAAACATTAAGACGCTATGCTGCCGAAAACAAAATCAATGTCAGCCAACGCTACCCGGGTGGCCCAAAACTGTTCTTTAAAGCAGATTTGTTTCTCAAAAGCTTTTTTATCTCCCTGACGCCCTATATCAACCGCACAAAAGAAACCACGCCCAAACTGGCAGATCTCAAGATCAGGGAGGCGATAGAATTACTGTTGCAAAGCCAGCCCGATTTCAACAACCTGCTGTTTGACTTTTCGGAACCTCATAAAATAGACCTGCAGGCGTTTATGCGTCAGCATTACATGTTTAATGTTCCCGTGGCCACGCTGGCCCGGCTTACCGGCCGCAGCCTTTCCGGCTTTAAGCGCGATTTCACCAAAACATTTGGCGCCACCCCCAAAGTATGGCTGAAAGAAAGGCGCCTGGAAGAAGCGCATTACCTCATCAAACACAAGCAGCAAAAACCGGCTGACTTTTATCTGGACCTCGGCTTCGAAAACCTGTCCCATTTTTATTTCGCTTTCAAACAGAAGTATGGTATGACCACTTCAGAATTATAA
- a CDS encoding GlcG/HbpS family heme-binding protein, with the protein MNITYDQAARALSAAIAKAKELNIPVSVAVVDAGGHPVAFGRWNSVYGVADFAVKKAKTAAMFGVDSDVMGNIIAGAGLNGYGMINANGGLLTIAGGVTIKDKNGNVIGAIASSGGTPEQDKEIAMAGAHGGD; encoded by the coding sequence ATGAACATTACATACGATCAGGCTGCCAGGGCATTGTCGGCAGCGATAGCAAAAGCAAAGGAACTGAATATCCCCGTAAGCGTTGCGGTGGTGGATGCAGGTGGCCATCCCGTGGCCTTCGGCAGATGGAACAGCGTATACGGAGTGGCGGACTTTGCCGTGAAAAAGGCAAAGACAGCTGCCATGTTCGGCGTTGACAGCGACGTTATGGGCAATATCATTGCCGGCGCAGGACTGAACGGTTATGGTATGATCAACGCCAACGGCGGCCTGCTGACCATTGCCGGCGGGGTGACCATAAAAGATAAAAACGGGAACGTCATCGGGGCTATCGCCTCATCCGGCGGTACTCCGGAACAGGACAAGGAAATAGCTATGGCGGGCGCGCATGGAGGTGATTGA
- a CDS encoding SDR family oxidoreductase: protein MSDLIREAKEKGVELTADKLDVTDSRDIAYILKKYDIDILISNAGVMEGGPIAEQPLDLIRAMFDVNVFGGLELAQGFIKKFVKQKKGKIVFTSSMGGLWTVPYVAAYCASKHALEAIAEGLKTELAPFNIKIATCNPGVFGTGFNDRGADSIGRWYDPEVNFTPASAFDGVADALANQLDPESMADVIVNVALDAQPNFRNVHPKETEDFVKQLQSEAWSAKS, encoded by the coding sequence ATGAGTGATCTGATCCGGGAGGCCAAAGAAAAGGGAGTCGAACTCACCGCGGATAAGCTCGACGTGACTGATTCCCGCGATATCGCCTACATTCTTAAAAAATACGACATCGACATTTTGATCAGCAACGCTGGTGTAATGGAGGGGGGGCCCATCGCAGAGCAGCCGCTGGACCTCATTCGCGCCATGTTTGATGTTAATGTTTTCGGCGGGCTGGAGCTGGCACAAGGCTTCATCAAAAAATTCGTAAAACAGAAAAAGGGGAAGATAGTGTTCACCTCGTCAATGGGAGGCTTGTGGACGGTTCCCTACGTGGCGGCCTATTGCGCCTCCAAGCACGCGCTGGAAGCCATTGCAGAGGGACTGAAAACCGAATTGGCCCCTTTCAATATTAAAATAGCCACCTGTAACCCCGGTGTTTTCGGTACCGGTTTCAACGACCGTGGGGCGGACTCCATCGGCCGTTGGTACGACCCGGAAGTGAATTTCACACCGGCCAGCGCATTTGATGGCGTCGCCGACGCTCTCGCCAATCAATTAGACCCCGAATCCATGGCAGATGTGATCGTGAATGTGGCGCTGGATGCGCAACCTAACTTCAGAAACGTGCACCCGAAAGAAACAGAAGATTTTGTGAAACAATTGCAAAGTGAAGCCTGGTCCGCTAAAAGTTAG
- a CDS encoding alpha-L-fucosidase, translating to MKTNYFLFFLLFLLYLQPAGAQTRSKAAALQQFMNDRFGMFIHWGPVSLRGTEIGWSRDKEVPTSDYDSLYKEFNPVLFDADTWVKTAKDAGMKYLTITARHHDGFCLWPTKYTGYNIANTPYRKDILRALQVACKKQGIKFCIYYSVLDWHHPDYPIHSAHNSQADPNSDMGKYFTFMKNQLRELIEQYDPYMLWFDGQWEQPWTNEMGKELYAYLTQLKPDIITNNRLGKEFAAMDNKAIDVSQMVGDYDTPERVVGRLNMTTPWESCFTICQQWSWKPNDKLVPLDTCLSILSRSAGSNGNLLLNVGPMPDGRIEARQIKRLQAIGDWLKVNGAAIYNTKGGPYEPAKDYVTTRRSNQLFVHVLNTQLTEISLKAIPGVNVRRAGTMTGINVPVTTSDDTCRLMLPAALKGQQEYVVVLDMDKNMETVPVIK from the coding sequence ATGAAAACAAACTACTTCCTGTTTTTCCTGTTGTTCCTTCTGTATCTGCAACCGGCAGGTGCACAGACACGTTCCAAAGCAGCCGCTCTTCAACAATTTATGAACGACCGCTTTGGCATGTTCATCCACTGGGGGCCGGTAAGCCTGCGTGGCACCGAAATCGGCTGGAGCCGCGACAAGGAAGTTCCCACCAGCGACTATGACAGCTTATACAAAGAATTCAATCCCGTGCTCTTTGACGCTGACACATGGGTAAAAACAGCCAAAGACGCCGGAATGAAGTATCTCACCATCACGGCAAGACATCATGATGGATTTTGTTTATGGCCTACAAAATACACCGGCTACAACATCGCCAACACGCCCTACCGGAAAGATATCTTACGAGCCTTACAGGTGGCATGTAAGAAACAAGGCATCAAATTCTGTATTTATTATTCGGTGCTGGACTGGCATCACCCGGACTACCCTATCCATTCTGCACACAACAGCCAGGCAGACCCCAACTCCGACATGGGGAAATATTTCACTTTTATGAAAAACCAGCTCCGGGAGCTGATTGAGCAGTACGATCCCTACATGCTCTGGTTTGACGGCCAGTGGGAGCAGCCATGGACCAACGAAATGGGGAAAGAGCTCTATGCTTATCTCACGCAGTTAAAACCGGATATCATCACCAATAACAGGTTGGGCAAAGAATTCGCAGCCATGGACAACAAAGCGATTGACGTCTCCCAAATGGTGGGTGACTACGACACCCCTGAACGGGTGGTGGGCCGGCTGAACATGACAACACCTTGGGAAAGCTGCTTTACGATTTGCCAGCAGTGGTCCTGGAAGCCCAACGATAAACTGGTGCCGCTGGACACCTGCCTGTCTATTCTCTCCCGCAGCGCCGGCAGCAATGGCAATCTGTTATTGAATGTGGGGCCCATGCCGGACGGACGGATAGAAGCCCGCCAGATCAAACGTCTGCAGGCCATCGGCGATTGGCTGAAAGTAAATGGAGCGGCTATTTACAACACGAAAGGCGGACCTTACGAACCGGCGAAAGACTATGTGACCACCCGCAGGAGCAACCAGCTGTTTGTACATGTGCTGAATACGCAACTCACGGAGATATCGCTGAAAGCGATTCCGGGCGTGAACGTCCGCCGGGCAGGTACGATGACAGGCATCAACGTGCCCGTGACCACCAGCGACGATACCTGTCGTTTAATGCTTCCCGCTGCGCTCAAAGGCCAGCAGGAATATGTTGTTGTGCTGGACATGGATAAAAATATGGAGACAGTACCCGTGATAAAATAA
- a CDS encoding glycoside hydrolase family 95 protein: MYQPISSAFRKNCWITGFLFTVTVAHAQTGTVPAAERAANITARWEDRAQCSSQAPKPEGDVLWYRRPARVWEEALPVGNGRMGAMIFGGIADERIQLNESTLWDGYPKDADNPAALKALPEVRRLLFENKNNEAVKLASKTMLGVPERIKPYQSLGEVWLDQPVTSATNYTRSLDLATAIATVKYTSAGVDYTRENFASLADNAVVVKFTASQPGKISFRLVLKRQQDATCIPDPADAAALLLDGLLPIKDTAGKPRGIRFAARAKVVNKGGRAYVKNGILYVENANEATLYITGATNYPGLKNLTRGITTVNTDPIKQCGNNAAAIAAKNYAALKSAHIAAYRKYADRTTLHFDMPDTSAAGLPTDERLEQARRTGSPDAGLVALYFQFGRYLLISSSQPGHMPANLQGLWAWQMTPPWNADYHTNINVQMNYWPAEITNLSELHTPLFDLEEALAKPGARTARQTYGARGWVVHHLTDAWGFTSPADGPQGIWPMGAAWLAQHLWEHYTYTGDKKFLSQRGYPLMKGAAEFILDFLVEAPAGTVCPGKLVTNPSYSPENAFLLPDGTTSVFTYGATMDIEIIHDLLTNCIAAATALNTDAAFREQCTATLKRLPPVRISPATGRIMEWAEDYQEVEPHHRHTSHLFGLYPGNQITMDGTPELAAAARKTLEGRGDDGTGWSLAWKINMWNRLHDGNHAFRLLSGLLTKKTLPNLFDNHPPFQIDGNFGATAAIAEMLLQSQHLNSDGAFELSLLPSLPDALATGRVSGLCARGGFVVDMEWKNGKLLHAAVTSKLGGNLYIKAGSKTVRYATRKGEVIRLNDQLIKVI; this comes from the coding sequence ATGTATCAACCAATAAGTTCCGCGTTCAGAAAAAATTGCTGGATCACAGGTTTTCTTTTTACGGTTACTGTTGCGCACGCGCAGACAGGCACTGTACCTGCGGCTGAAAGGGCTGCGAACATTACCGCCCGGTGGGAAGACAGGGCGCAATGCAGCAGCCAGGCGCCAAAGCCGGAAGGAGACGTATTGTGGTACCGCCGCCCCGCCCGCGTATGGGAAGAAGCGCTGCCGGTAGGCAACGGCCGCATGGGCGCCATGATCTTCGGCGGCATAGCGGACGAACGGATACAGCTCAACGAAAGTACTTTATGGGACGGCTACCCTAAAGATGCCGACAACCCTGCTGCATTAAAAGCATTACCGGAAGTAAGACGGCTGCTGTTTGAAAACAAAAACAACGAAGCGGTGAAACTGGCCAGCAAAACCATGCTGGGCGTACCGGAACGAATAAAACCGTATCAGTCGCTGGGAGAAGTATGGCTGGACCAGCCCGTCACTTCCGCTACCAACTACACCCGCAGTCTCGACCTCGCCACGGCCATAGCCACGGTAAAATATACCTCCGCGGGCGTGGATTATACCCGCGAAAATTTTGCCTCTCTCGCCGATAACGCTGTTGTGGTAAAGTTTACCGCCAGCCAGCCGGGGAAAATCAGTTTCCGCCTCGTGCTCAAACGGCAACAGGATGCAACATGTATCCCCGACCCTGCCGACGCCGCCGCCCTCCTGCTGGATGGCCTGCTGCCGATCAAAGACACCGCCGGAAAGCCCCGCGGGATCCGGTTTGCAGCACGCGCCAAAGTAGTAAACAAAGGAGGCCGCGCCTACGTAAAGAACGGGATCCTGTATGTTGAAAACGCTAACGAGGCTACGTTATATATTACCGGCGCCACCAACTACCCGGGACTGAAAAATCTCACAAGAGGAATTACCACGGTCAATACCGATCCCATAAAACAATGCGGGAACAATGCCGCAGCTATTGCTGCAAAAAACTATGCCGCGCTGAAATCGGCGCATATCGCGGCCTACCGCAAGTATGCAGACCGCACGACTTTGCATTTTGATATGCCGGACACCTCCGCTGCCGGTCTGCCTACAGACGAGCGGCTGGAACAGGCACGCCGCACCGGGAGTCCCGACGCAGGACTGGTAGCCCTCTATTTTCAGTTCGGCCGCTACCTGCTGATCTCCAGCTCACAGCCCGGACACATGCCGGCCAACCTGCAAGGTCTCTGGGCCTGGCAGATGACGCCGCCATGGAATGCCGACTATCATACCAACATCAACGTACAGATGAACTACTGGCCGGCGGAAATCACTAACCTGAGTGAACTGCATACGCCGCTGTTCGACCTGGAAGAAGCACTGGCCAAACCCGGTGCACGTACCGCACGACAGACCTATGGCGCCCGCGGCTGGGTGGTACACCACCTCACCGATGCCTGGGGCTTCACCTCCCCTGCCGACGGGCCACAGGGCATATGGCCCATGGGCGCCGCCTGGCTGGCACAACACCTGTGGGAACATTACACCTATACCGGCGATAAAAAATTCCTGTCGCAACGCGGCTACCCGCTGATGAAAGGCGCCGCGGAATTTATACTGGACTTCCTGGTGGAAGCGCCCGCAGGAACCGTATGCCCCGGCAAGCTGGTCACCAATCCTTCCTACTCCCCTGAAAACGCTTTCCTGCTGCCGGATGGTACTACCTCCGTCTTCACCTACGGCGCTACCATGGACATAGAAATCATCCACGATCTGCTGACCAACTGTATTGCCGCCGCCACCGCACTCAATACAGACGCTGCTTTCAGGGAACAGTGCACTGCCACGCTGAAACGCCTGCCACCGGTACGTATCAGTCCCGCTACCGGCCGTATTATGGAATGGGCGGAAGATTACCAAGAAGTGGAACCGCATCACCGGCATACCTCTCATCTGTTTGGTTTGTATCCCGGCAATCAGATCACCATGGACGGCACGCCCGAACTGGCCGCCGCCGCCCGTAAAACACTCGAAGGACGCGGCGATGACGGCACCGGCTGGAGCCTCGCCTGGAAGATCAATATGTGGAACCGCCTGCACGACGGCAATCATGCCTTCAGACTATTATCAGGACTGCTTACCAAAAAAACATTGCCCAACCTTTTCGACAATCATCCGCCTTTTCAGATCGACGGAAACTTCGGCGCCACCGCCGCTATCGCCGAGATGCTGCTGCAAAGCCAGCACCTCAACAGTGACGGTGCTTTCGAGCTTTCGCTGCTGCCTTCGCTGCCGGACGCCCTGGCCACCGGACGCGTCTCCGGCCTGTGCGCACGCGGCGGATTTGTCGTCGATATGGAATGGAAAAACGGAAAGCTGCTGCATGCCGCCGTCACCTCTAAACTGGGCGGCAACCTGTATATCAAAGCCGGCAGCAAAACCGTTCGCTATGCCACCCGTAAAGGGGAAGTCATCAGGCTCAATGATCAACTCATCAAAGTCATTTAA